One genomic segment of Impatiens glandulifera chromosome 6, dImpGla2.1, whole genome shotgun sequence includes these proteins:
- the LOC124942479 gene encoding uncharacterized protein At1g01500-like, whose amino-acid sequence MDNQEEDLSLAIINMPKFHLTNGPSLPLSSGCFEIRLFYVRVSPCAAESVPDHLTIRHLPREIGVSLEINGVRLPESEMGLLTLRRDRLDKESSEVTYVSTDCVKVTGAVEFEVCEEEMMIICGSLERMDAAWSNGSVGNEGDLSTGWSMDCYTAASITTGGSAFLQPKFGISAPSFEVYIAGCCSAVPVILTKMIQISPRRKPTRHLALDAIPEDVEIGKAQDRHNGLVQRKLQITEVDVDNYETDGKVYNSYYSEEMYTGEDGQLSWFNAGVRVGVGIGLGMCLGLGIGVGLLMRSYQATTSNLRRKFF is encoded by the exons ATGGATAATCAAGAAGAGGATTTATCATTAGCAATCATCAACATGCCGAAATTTCATCTCACAAATGGACCTTCTCTACCTTTATCATCTGGGTGTTTCGAGATTCGTCTTTTCTACGTCCGGGTATCTCCTTGTGCAGCGGAAAGCGTACCTGACCATCTAACGATTCGTCATCTTCCTCGAGAAATTGGCGTTTCGCTTGAGATTAACGGGGTTCGATTGCCGGAATCGGAGATGGGTTTATTGACTCTTAGGAGAGATCGGCTTGATAAGGAATCGTCTGAGGTTACGTATGTGAGTACTGATTGTGTTAAGGTTACGGGTGCGGTTGAATTTGAGGTTTGTGAGGAGGAAATGATGATAATTTGTGGTTCATTGGAGAGAATGGATGCTGCTTGGAGTAATGGATCTGTTGGTAATGAGGGTGATCTTAGTACAGGGTGGAGTATGGATTGTTATACGGCTGCTTCAATTACAACAGGTGGATCTGCTTTTCTTCAGCCGAAATTTGGTATTTCTGCTCCTTCTTTTGAAGTTTATATTGCTGGTTGTTGTTCGGCTGTTCCTGTTATCTTGACAAAGATGATTCAGATAAGTCCTAGGCGTAAACCTACAAGGCATCTGGCGCTTGATGCTATTCCTGAAGATGTTGAAATTGGGAAAGCACAAGATCGACACAATGGGTTGGTTCAGAGAAAATTGCAG ATAACTGAGGTAGATGTGGACAATTACGAAACAGATGGAAAAGTTTACAACAGTTACTACTCAGAAGAAATGTATACAGGCGAAGATGGGCAACTATCGTGGTTCAATGCAGGTGTAAGGGTTGGGGTTGGTATAGGTCTTGGAATGTGTTTGGGTCTTGGTATAGGTGTTGGACTTCTAATGCGATCATATCAAGCTACTACCAGCAATTTGAGGAGGAAGTTCTTCTGA
- the LOC124941752 gene encoding sphingoid long-chain bases kinase 2, mitochondrial: MFCQGTVIGATAKPLFPRSELHMASDLSADALISRRASSSRRRDLVFIVNPKGANGRTGQEWKTLLPYLKSRLGSDCNICESVTSGPRQAIGITREAIRDGADAVIAVGGDGTLHEVVNGFFCNGEPVTSRDSSFTSTTALGVSVSLALCNMFVNLILQKSKFVIYMQLIPLGTGSDFARTFGWKNDPYEAIDRLAKGERRRIDIGAIRRENEESHYFVNVADIHLSAKAGYYASRYKKFGNLCYVIGALQAFFSHKNQNLRIKINDGEWESYPKVTAVCIGNAKYFGGGMKITPNAHPSNGTFEMVVLQDFKWYDFILKLHKLYNGTHLSVHNVSSISARSIEVEEEEMVGSESIYVQSDGEFLGFLPSKFCILPSVIEMIV, translated from the exons ATGTTTTGTCAAGGAACAGTAATCGGAGCAACGGCGAAACCCTTGTTTCCCCGATCAGAGTTACACATGGCTTCTGATCTTTCCGCCGACGCTCTTATCTCCCGCCGAGCCTCTTCCAGTCGCCGCCGCGATCTTGTTTTCATCGTCAATCCCAAAG GAGCTAATGGTCGAACTGGTCAGGAATGGAAGACGCTATTACCTTACTTAAAGTCTCGCCTTGGTTCTGATTGTAAT ATATGTGAGTCTGTAACTTCGGGTCCTCGTCAGGCGATTGGAATAACAAGGGAG GCGATACGTGATGGTGCTGATGCTGTAATTGCGGTTGGAGGTGATGGAACCCTTCACGAG GTAGTTAATGGCTTTTTCTGCAATGGAGAGCCTGTTACTAGTCGTGATTCATCCTTTACCTCTACAACTGCACTTGGTGTAAGTGTTTCATTAGCTCTTTgtaatatgtttgtaaacctTATTCTACAGAAAAGTAAATTTGTCATATATATGCAGCTCATCCCATTGGGGACAGGATCCGACTTCGCTCGAACATTTGGCTG GAAAAATGATCCTTATGAAGCCATTGATCGACTAGCTAAAG GAGAGAGACGGCGCATAGACATCGGAGCGATTAGAAGAGAAAATGAGGAGTCTCATTACTTTGTTAATGTTGCTGATATTCATTT GAGTGCTAAAGCGGGGTATTATGCATCCAGATACAAGAAATTCGGAAATCTTTGTTACGTCATTGGTGCTCTACAAGCCTTCTTTAGTCACAAGAACCAGAACCTTAGGATTAAG ATTAACGATGGCGAATGGGAATCATACCCGAAGGTAACAGCTGTTTGCATTGGAAATGCAAAGTATTTTGGTGGTGGGATGAAGATTACGCCTAATGCACACCCTTCAAATGGGACTTTTGAG ATGGTAGTGCTTCAGGATTTCAAATGGTATGATTTCATACTTAAGCTCCATAAGCTGTACAATGGGACACATTTATCAGTACATAATGTATCCTCCATAAG TGCTCGAAGCATTGaagtggaggaggaggagatggTTGGTAGTGAAAGCATTTATGTGCAGTCTGATGGGGAATTTCTCGGTTTTCTTCCTAgcaaattttgtattttaccCAGTGTTATCGAAATGATAGTTTAA
- the LOC124941531 gene encoding proteasome subunit beta type-7-B: MSTAIDLPSKGGFNFDLCRRNEMLLNKGLKSSSFLKTGTTIVGLIFQDGVILGADTRATEGPIVADKNCEKIHYMAPNIYCCGAGTAADTEAVTDMVSSQLKLHRFHTGRDSRVVTALTLLKTHLFGYQGHVSAALVLGGVDITGPHLHTIYPHGSTDTLPFATMGSGSLAAMAIFESKYREGLTKDEGVKLVTEAICSGIFNDLGSGSNVDVCVITKGQTEYLRNHLAPNPRTYVSEKGYTFSKKTEILMAKITPLKELVQVIEGGEEAMEE, encoded by the exons ATGTCAACAGCTATTGATCTTCCTTCTAAAGGTGGCTTTAATTTCGACCTATGTCGAAGAAATGAAATGCTATTGAACAAAGGACTGAAATCTTCGTCTTTCCTTAAGACTGGAACTACCATTGTTGGCTTAATCTTTCAG GATGGTGTTATTCTTGGAGCTGATACCAGAGCTACTGAAGGACCAATTGTGGCTGATAAAAATTGTGAGAAAATTCATTACATGGCTCCTAATATCTATTGTTGTGGAGCTGGTACTGCAGCTGATACCGAGGCTGTTACAG ACATGGTTAGTTCACAGTTGAAGTTACATCGTTTCCATACTGGTCGTGATTCGAGAGTGGTGACTGCTCTTACATTGTTGAAGACTCATCTTTTCGG TTATCAAGGACATGTATCTGCTGCTTTGGTTCTTGGTGGAGTTGACATTACTGGTCCACATTTACACACT ATTTATCCTCATGGATCAACCGATACTCTTCCATTTGCCACGATGGGTTCTGGTTCTCTTGCTGCTATGGcaatatttgaatcaaaatatcGTGAAGGTCTTACT AAGGATGAAGGGGTCAAGTTGGTAACTGAGGCTATTTGCTCTGGTATATTCAATGACTTGGGTAGTGGAAGCAATGTTGATGTTTGTGTGATCACAAAG GGACAAACAGAGTATTTAAGAAACCATCTAGCACCTAATCCTCGTACTTATGTTAGCGAAAAAGGCTATACCTTCTCCAAGAAGACTG AAATTCTGATGGCAAAGATTACACCATTGAAAGAGCTGGTACAAGTTattgaaggaggagaagaagccATGGAAGAATAA
- the LOC124942156 gene encoding zinc finger CCCH domain-containing protein 23: MDVYEATKIVLSKIQTLDPENASKIMGLLLIQDHGEKEMIRLAFGPETLIHSIVLKARQQLSISKNPDLFYRTWPETHQRSFSVGESDDLSGFGWKPCLYYARGYCKNGTSCRFLHGDIIGDSAGAGDPFPQSPSSLANFILHQQQEDSPRGEEMNIFGRNRGFDLAAINGGSRIMNPVSRQIYLTFPAESSFREEDVSIYFSIYGPVQDVRIPYQQKRMFGFVTFLYPETVKLILAKGNPHFVCDSRVLVKPYKEKGKINLDKLRSPTGFDSRDPFDIPIGPRMFSNSQELLWRRKLEEEEAIEIQAKRLMGFHFLDVKSQNHHRTVSAGAGAGAGLSSPTSHFCSPRVSFYSDQLNQKVNQSK; encoded by the exons ATGGATGTATACGAAGCAACAAAGATAGTTCTTTCAAAGATCCAAACTTTAGACCCTGAAAATGCTTCCAAAATTATGGGTCTTCTTCTAATTCAAGATCATGGTGAAAAAGAAATGATTCGTTTAGCTTTTGGACCAGAAACACTCATCCATTCAATCGTGTTAAAAGCTAGACAACAACTTTCCATTTCAAAAAATCCAGATTTGTTCTACCGGACCTGGCCGGAAACTCACCAGCGTAGCTTCTCTGTCGGAGAATCGGATGATCTATCTGGGTTTGGTTGGAAACCATGTTTATACTATGCTAGAGGATATTGCAAAAATGGAACTAGCTGTAGATTCCTCCACGGCGACATCATCGGAGATTCCGCCGGCGCCGGCGACCCTTTTCCTCAATctccttcatccttagccaatTTCATTCTTCATCAACAACAAGAAGATAGTCCGag GGGTGAAGAGATGAACATATTTGGAAGAAACAGAGGATTTGATTTAGCAGCCATTAATGGTGGATCTAGAATAATGAATCCTGTTTCAAGACAAATCTACTTGACTTTTCCTGCTGAGAGTTCATTTAGGGAAGAAGATGTATCCATTTACTTCAG CATATATGGACCTGTTCAAGATGTGAGAATTCCATATCAACAAAAGAGAATGTTTGGATTTGTGACATTTCTTTATCCAGAAACTGTGAAATTGATTCTTGCCAAAGGAAACCCTCATTTTGTTTGCGATTCTCGTGTTCTTGTCAAACCATACAAGGAGAAAGGCAAGATTAATCTTGACAAACTCAG GAGCCCAACTGGTTTTGATTCAAGAGACCCTTTTGATATTCCAATTG GGCCaagaatgttttcaaattctcAAGAGTTGTTATGGAGGAGGAAGCTTGAGGAAGAAGAAGCAATTGAAATTCAAGCTAAAAGATTAATGGgttttcattttcttgatgTAAAGAGTCAAAATCATCACCGGACTGTTTCtgccggcgccggcgccggcgccggaCTTTCTTCTCCGACGTCTCACTTTTGCAGTCCTAGAGTTTCTTTTTATTCAGATCAATTGAATCAAAAAGTTAATCAAAGTAAGTAA
- the LOC124941712 gene encoding pheophytinase, chloroplastic-like — MDIISSSAPCCYTIPRLTVTTNSKWISSRKTELRVICGYKSYAADDRKSLSSTVAGNEEKTIAKMLIPGLPTESGGESEVSISSGFWEWKPKFTVHYEAAGSKNVNSPPILFLPGFGVGSFHYEKQLKDLGRDYRVWSIDFLGQGKSLPLEDPTSQTREGQSSSMWGFGDHAEPWANDLVYSIDLWRDQVQYFIEEVIKEPVYIVGNSLGGYVALYLAACNPELVKGVTLLNATPFWGFLPNPTRSPSLARLFPWAGTFPLPDSIRKLTEIIWMKISDPESIAEILRQVYADHSTNVDKVFSHILEITEHPAAAASFASIMCAPQGQMSFKDSLSRCGINNIPICLVYGKEDPWVNPFWGIQVKKQLQEAPYYEISPAGHCPHDEVPEVVNYLLRGWIKSVESRFCVKFPLLEEAQNDEYGVAREMEFVREGSRKSVRVQFVGGNDISLWRRISSYIYSKFSHVVTLGKSV, encoded by the exons ATGGATATCATCTCCAGTTCTGCACCATGCTGTTATACTATTCCTCGTCTCACTGTTACAACTAATTCAAAATGGATTTCATCTCGAAAGACTGAATTGAGAGTTATTTGCGGGTATAAATCTTATGCTGCTGATGATAGAAAGAGTTTGAGTAGTACTGTTGCtggaaatgaagaaaaaacaatAGCTAAGATGTTGATTCCAGGTTTGCCTACTGAATCTGGTGGTGAATCTGAAGTTTCAATTAGCAGTGGTTTTTGGGAGTGGAAGCCCAAATTCACTGTTCATTATGAAGCAGCAGGATCTAAGAATGTTAACTCACCACCGATTCTTTTTCTTCCTGGTTTTGGTGTTGGTTCATTTCATTATGAGAAGCAGCTAAAGGATTTAGGTCGTGATTATAGAGTATGGTCCATAGATTTTCTCGGGCAAGGCAAGTCTTTGCCTCTAGAAGATCCAACATCTCAAACCAGAGAGGGGCAGAGTTCTTCTATGTGGGGCTTTGGAGATCATGCTGAACCTTGGGCTAATGATCTGGTCTATTCTATTGACTTATGGAGGGACCAAGTTCAGTATTTCATAGAAGAG GTCATCAAAGAACCCGTTTATATAGTGGGAAACTCACTTGGAGGCTATGTTGCACTGTACTTAGCAGCATGTAATCCTGAGCTTGTGAAGGGAGTTACACTACTTAATGCAACACCATTTTGGGGATTTCTGCCAAATCCTACAAGGTCTCCAAGTCTGGCAAGACTTTTCCCATGGGCAGGAACATTTCCTCTTCCAGACAGTATTAGAAAGCTCACTGAAATCAT ATGGATGAAGATTAGTGATCCCGAGAGTATCGCAGAAATACTCAGACAAGTTTATGCAGATCACTCAACAAACGTCGATAAAGTGTTCTCACATATACTTGAGATAACAGAGCATCCAGCTGCTGCTGCTTCATTTGCATCCATTATGTGTGCTCCTCAAGGTCAAATGTCTTTCAAGGATTCTTTGTCTAG aTGTGGAATAAACAACATACCAATCTGTCTTGTGTATGGAAAAGAAGATCCTTGGGTGAATCCTTTCTGGGGGATACAGGTGAAGAAACAGTTACAGGAAGCTCCTTATTATGAAATCAGCCCTGCTGGTCATTGCCCTCATGATGAAGTGCCCGAG GTAGTGAATTACTTGTTACGCGGGTGGATAAAAAGCGTAGAATCTCGGTTTTGCGTTAAATTTCCTCTTCTTGAGGAGGCGCAAAACGACGAGTATGGTGTAGCCAGAGAAATGGAATTTGTTAGAGAAGGTTCTAGAAAATCTGTGAGGGTGCAATTTGTTGGAGGAAATGATATATCTTTATGGAGACGCATTAGCTCTTACATATATAGTAAGTTTAGTCATGTTGTAACATTGGGGAAAAGTGTTTGA